In a single window of the Mugil cephalus isolate CIBA_MC_2020 chromosome 6, CIBA_Mcephalus_1.1, whole genome shotgun sequence genome:
- the polr2h gene encoding DNA-directed RNA polymerases I, II, and III subunit RPABC3 — MAGILFEDIFDVKDIDPDGKKFDRVSRLHCESESFKMDLILDVNIQIYPVDLGDKFRLVIASTLYEDGTPDDGEYNPQDDRPSRADQFDYVMYGKVYKIEGDETSTEAATRLSAYVSYGGLLMRLQGDANNLHGFEVDSRVYLLMKKLAF, encoded by the exons ATGGCTGGCATCCTGTTTGAGGATATCTTTGATGTGAAGGACATCGATCCAGATGGCAAGAAGTTTGACAGAG tctcTCGTCTACATTGTGAAAGTGAGTCTTTCAAGATGGACCTCATCTTGGATGTGAACATTCAGATCTATCCTGTTGATCTTG GTGACAAATTCAGACTGGTTATAGCCAGTACGTTATATGAAGATGGAACACCAGATGATGGAGAGTACAATCCTCAGGATGATCGGCCATCAAG AGCAGACCAGTTTGATTATGTAATGTATGGGAAGGTTTACAAGATTGAGGGAGATGAGACGTCAACTGAAGCTGCCACACGTCT CTCAGCCTATGTGTCTTATGGAGGCCTCCTCATGAGGCTGCAGGGAGACGCCAACAACCTTCACGGCTTTGAGGTGGACTCGAGGGTCTACCTCCTCATGAAGAAGCTGGCTTTCTAA
- the mfsd8l1 gene encoding major facilitator superfamily domain-containing protein 8, translating to MDYRRKKKLTFFTIGLIFLLSGVEYAVILPTIWRYLQTLDAAPYFLGLTLSAFSLSGLLSGPLFGHWSDRTRTTKKIILLSNIFEIVGNLMYFMGYSKWLLLSSRLVAGIGAGASSSIFGFLTRITAPDDRATVFAAVMACRQAGLLIGPAFNIFLRLCDFHVGPFVVNKYTAPGLFMCLLWLLLQLAVVFMYWDLAPLEKGKAKNSLDSKSREEENAQGLTEGEEDSDEEEKPLIVSQELVGSYGSVVVSKNHSSAAFNNISNHVSPLSSPATPETHEASSPLKKSSLCREFLREEVVVLLAAQFITLFNQTALETMVTPLTQKYFNFGELENSVMYCLGGVVVIAGFLFVRWLSSHVAERVVLAIGLSICNVSCVWCLVFLANPLGGYAWELTEFIIGVFLQVLGLPFVAVAQVSLFSKVTSEKTQGFSQGVRRSVGGLATILGPLWAGGLTENMYIMMGVMMGLLALLTMMLAFSYNRLVEPAAEEQTDESIQRG from the exons ATGGATTATCGGCGAAAAAAGAAGCTGACGTTCTTCACAATAGGACTCATATTTCTTCTCAGCGGTGTGGAATACG CTGTGATATTACCCACAATATGGAGGTACCTGCAGACCTTAGATGCAGCACCATACTTCCTGGGTTTGACCCTGTCAGCGTTCAGCCTGAGTGGCCTCCTGTCCGGGCCGCTCTTTGGCCACTGGTCCGACAGAACGAGGACCACAAAGAAGATCATCTTGTTGTCCAACATTTTCGAGATAGTTG GTAATTTAATGTACTTCATGGGCTACTCCAAATGGCTCCTACTGTCCAGCAGATTGGTGGCAG gcattGGTGCAGGCGCCAGCTCCTCCATATTTGGCTTCCTGACCAGAATCACTGCCCCAGACGACCGTGCCACTGTATTTGCTGCTGTCATGGCATGCAGACAAGCAGGCCTTCTGATTG GTCCAGCATTTAACATCTTTCTGAGGTTATGTGATTTCCACGTGGGTCCTTTTGTAGTCAACAAATATACTGCGCCAGGG CTGTTCATGTGTCTTCTGTGGCTTCTCCTTCAACTGGCGGTGGTCTTCATGTACTGGGACCTCGCGCCCCTGGAGAAGGGGAAAGCCAAGAATAGTTTAGACAGcaagagcagggaggaggagaatgcGCAAGGGCTCACGGAAGGTGAGGAAGACAGCGACGAAGAAGAAAAGCCGCTAATAGTGTCCCAGGAGCTGGTGGGGTCCTATGGCTCAGTGGTGGTTTCCAAGAACCACTCGTCCGCTGCCTTTAACAACATCTCGAATCACGTTTCTCCACTGTCGTCTCCCGCGACGCCGGAAACCCATGAGGCTTCCAGTCCCTTAAAGAAGTCCAGCTTATGCCGAG AGTTCCTGAGAGAGGAGGTGGTCGTGTTGCTGGCTGCTCAGTTCATCACCCTCTTCAATCAGACAGCGCTGGAG ACCATGGTGACCCCGCTGACTCAGAAATATTTCAACTTTGGCGAACTGGAGAACAGCGTGATGTACTGTCTGGGCGGCGTGGTGGTGATCGCCGGCTTCCTGTTCGTGCGCTGGCTGAGCAGCCACGTGGCGGAACGGGTCGTCCTGGCCATTGGTCTGAGCATCTGCAACGTCTCCTGCGTCTGGTGCCTAGTCTTCCTGGCTAACCCGCTAG gTGGTTATGCATGGGAGCTAACGGAGTTCATCATTGGAGTATTTTTACAGGTTTTGGGTTTACCGTTTGTAGCCGTTGCTCAGGTTTCCCTTTTCTCTAAAGTCACGTCTGAGAAAACACAAG GTTTCAGTCAGGGAGTACGACGCTCGGTCGGCGGACTAGCTACCATCCTGGGCCCTCTGTGGGCTGGTGGTCTTACCGAGAACATGTACATCATGATGGGGGTGATGATGGGACTGCTGGCACTGTTGACG ATGATGCTGGCTTTCTCGTATAACCGGCTGGTGGAACCCGCTGCAGAGGAGCAGACGGACGAGTCGATACAGCGGGGTTAA